A single genomic interval of Nerophis ophidion isolate RoL-2023_Sa linkage group LG11, RoL_Noph_v1.0, whole genome shotgun sequence harbors:
- the fxyd3 gene encoding phospholemman, which produces MSKICALVLMTVVSLAFAEENNSEEDPFTFDYHRLRVGGLILAAVLCLIGITILFSGHCRCKFKQDKRRRTGSNTQAMLADQGHACDC; this is translated from the exons ATGTCAAAAATCTGTGCTTTGGTGTTGATGACAG TCGTCTCCCTGGCGTTTGCTGAAGAAAATAATT CTGAAGAGGACCCATTTACCTTTG ACTACCACAGACTGCGTGTCGGAGGTCTGATTTTGGCAGCTGTCCTTTGTCTCATTGGCATTACCATCCTTTTCA GTGGCCACTGCAGGTGTAAGTTCAAGCAGGACAAAAG GAGGAGGACAGGAAGCAATACTCAGGCAATGCTTGCCGACCAAG